In Quercus robur chromosome 11, dhQueRobu3.1, whole genome shotgun sequence, the following proteins share a genomic window:
- the LOC126704666 gene encoding uncharacterized protein LOC126704666 produces the protein MWLLHPDFYRIVKEAWPNEAQLQMAIPEFTRKARKWNFEVFGNLFGKKKRVLARLQGTQKALADNPNESLMRLENQLIEEYSSILLQEEEFWALKSRINVAAFGDRNTSFFHLNTVVRRQRNKIRCLKDNMGEWIVEEEAVQEHILNGFKKLYSTDFEMSYKISQVADFSSSFLTEVDRNWMGREVTDEDVRNGLWALKPFKAPGPDGLHVGFFQHFWHEVRNPICKEVKNIFRDGVVPDYLNDTLVTLIPKCKSPESLNNYRPISLCNSVYKIVSKILVERIRPHLNKLVSPVQSAFVPRRKGLDNILIAQELFYALDGKKGKEGYMAIKIDLEKAYDRLEWCFIHKEWKWEVLSFEIPPCIKDRIKAIPRRLVDSGEDVIMWKFSKDGEFTTKSTYALLNGAQQNAVPFQGQWALRDGLLLADQIGVQNLVIELDAKVVVELVQSKTTSNAFYSSLLADCRSLLGKFQHFKVQHVFREVNRVADALANLGCSMQENFVVMDSSPSDVVANFVYSDAMGENLCRLTANNLAILA, from the exons ATGTGGCTTCTTCATCCGGATTTTTACAGAATTGTTAAGGAAGCTTGGCCCAATGAAGCTCAGTTACAAATGGCTATTCCAGAGTTTACTAGGAAGGCTAGGAAGTGGAATTTTGAGGTGTTTGGGAAcctttttggaaagaaaaagagagttttagCCAGATTACAGGGGACTCAGAAAGCATTGGCTGATAACCCGAATGAGTCTCTTATGAGACTTGAAAACCAACTCATTGAGGAGTATTCTTCTATTTTGCTCCAGGAAGAGGAGTTTTGGGCCCTTAAGTCGAGGATCAATGTGGCTGCCTTTGGGGATAGAAAcacttctttctttcatttaaatACTGTTGTTCGAAGGCAAAGGAATAAGATAAGGTGTTTGAAGGATAACATGGGGGAATGGATTGTAGAGGAAGAAGCGGTGCAGGAGCATATTTTGAATGGGTTTAAGAAACTCTACTCCACGGATTTTGAGATGTCTTATAAGATCTCTCAGGTGGCTGATTTCTCAAGTAGCTTTCTCACAGAAGTTGATAGAAATTGGATGGGGAGGGAAGTTACTGATGAAGATGTGAGGAATGGGTTGTGGGCTTTGAAACCGTTTAAAGCCCCAGGGCCGGATGGTCTCCATGTTGGGTTTTTTCAGCATTTTTGGCATGAAGTGAGGAATCCAATCTGTAAGGAGGTGAAGAATATTTTCAGGGATGGTGTAGTCCCAGACTATCTCAATGATACTCTTGTGACTCTCATTCCAAAGTGTAAAAGCCCTGAATCCCTAAACAATTATAGGCCGATTAGTCTGTGTAATTCGGTTTATAAAATTGTTTCAAAGATTTTAGTGGAAAGGATTAGACCTCACCTAAACAAGCTTGTGTCTCCTGTCCAATCTGCCTTTGTGCCCAGAAGGAAGGGATTAGATAATATCTTAATTGCTCAAGAGCTCTTCTATGCTTTGGATGGGAAGAAAGGCAAAGAAGGTTATATGGCTATTAAGATAGATTTGGAGAAGGCATATGATAGGTTGGAATGGTGCTTTATTCACAAG GAGTGGAAGTGGGAAGTTTTGTCTTTTGAAATACCTCCTTGTATCAAGGATAGGATTAAGGCTATCCCAAGGCGGCTGGTTGACAGTGGGGAAGATGTCATTATGTGGAAGTTTTCTAAGGATGGAGAGTTCACCACTAAGTCTACCTATGCTTTGCTAAATGGTGCTCAACAAAATGCCGTGCCTTTCCAAGGTCAATGG GCTCTAAGAGATGGGTTGTTGCTGGCGGATCAGATTGGAGTGCAGAACCTGGTGATTGAACTAGATGCTAAGGTTGTGGTGGAGTTAGTCCAATCCAAAACCACCTCTAATGCTTTCTACTCCTCTCTGCTGGCTGATTGCAGGTCTCTGTTGGGCAAGTTTCAACATTTCAAGGTGCAGCACGTGTTTCGTGAAGTTAATAGAGTTGCAGACGCACTGGCTAATTTAGGATGTAGTATGCaggaaaattttgttgttatGGATAGCTCCCCATCTGATGTTGTTGCTAATTTTGTGTATTCAGATGCCATGGGGGAAAACCTTTGTAGGCTTACTGCCAACAATTTAGCCATTTTGGCTTAG